Genomic window (Verrucomicrobiia bacterium):
CAACCGCCCCAACCACGCCCGCCCGCTGGCCGGCCAGACGTGGGCGATGATTTTCTCGAAATCCTCCACGCGCACCCGCGTGTCCTTCGAGGTGGGCATCCACGAACTCGGCGGCCGGCCGCTCTTTCTCAACGCCGGCGACATCCAACTCGGCCGCGGCGAGCCGGTCAAGGACACCGCCCGCGTGCTGGGCCGCATGGTCCACGGCGTCGTCATCCGCACCTACGCCCAGACCGAGGTCGAGGAACTGGCCGAACTGGGCGGGATTCCCGTCGTCAACGCGTTGACCGACGAGGAACATCCCTGCCAGGTGCTGACCGACATTTATACCATCCAGGAAAAGCTCGGTGGCATTGCCGGCAAAGTCGTCACCTTTGTCGGCGACGGGGCGTGCAACGTGCCGGTGTCATGGATCTGGGCCGCGGCCCGGCTGGGATTTGAACTCCGCATTGCTGCGCCGGCGAATTATCAGCCCGCGCCGGAATTGTTGCAGCGCGCCGGCGCCAACGTGGTCGTGACCGACGACTTGAAGGCCGCCGCCCGTGGAACGGACGTGCTTTACACGGACGTGTGGGTTTCGATGGGCAAGGAAGCCGAGTCCGCGCAGCGGCTGGCCGAGCTGGCGGGCTACCAAATCAACGCCGACCTCGTGAAGCTTGCCCGGCCCGGGGCGCTCGTCATGCACTGCCTGCCGGCGTATCGCGGGAAGGAAATTGACGACGCCACGTTCGAGGCGAATGCGACGACCATCTTCGACCAGGCGGAAAACCGGCTGCACGTGCAGAAGGCCATTCTGAACTGGCTGGTGAGTTAACCCGCAAGACTGGCAGTCCTTTGCGAGCGGCTTGCCAGGAGCGCCGACATTTTGTCGGCTTTTGGCCGCACATGGAGCCGTAGCACGCTGGGGATAAATCGAAGTCAGCGGCAAATATGAGTGTCAAAAGCCGGTCAGAGACCGGCGCTCCGGCCCGTGCCCGGCGTTCACATTCGCGTCCGGAAGGCAGCTGAGCATCCGGCGGACGATATCACCAAATCTCAGTAGCTCGCGTAGCGCCGCAGGTATTTTACCGCCACCGCAAAATCCTTCGGCCAGGGTGATTTGATGGCCACTGTTTCACCGGTGACGGGATGGGGCAGGGTCAATTCCTCCGCGTGGAGCGCCACGCGCGCCATCAAGGGCTTTTCGGTTTCGCCTTCCTTCAGCGTGTAGCGCCGTTTCAAGCGCGACAACTTCAGCGGCGCGCCGTGGTAGAGCGCATCGCCCACGATCGGCAGCCGCACGGAGCGCAGGTGGATGCGAATCTGGTGCGTGCGGCCGGTGACGGGCTCGCAGCGGAGCAGGGTGTGGTTGCGAAACTTTTCCAGCACGGTGAAACGTGTCCGCGACTTTTTGCCGTGCCGCGGGTCAATGCGCATCAGCCCGGGCCGGCCCGGATGCGGGCCGATCTTGGCATCCACTTCAAAGGTGTCTTCGGGCGGCGCGCCGTTGACGAGGGCGACGTAGTGTTTCAGGGGTTTGTTCGACCCGAATTGGTTGGCGAGGGCCACCAGCACCGGCTTGCTTTTCGCGAGCAAGATGATGCCGCTCGTCTCGAAATCGAGCCGGTGGGCGTTGGCGAGGTAACCGCGCTGATGAACAAGCGTCCACGGCTTGCCCTCGGCGATGCCCGCATGCAGCAGCTTCATCAGGTTCGGCCGCTCGCGGTCGTAACGGTCGGGCGACGTCAGCAGCCCGCTCGGCTTGTCCACGGCGAGCAGATGCTCGTCCTCGAACAGGATGGGGATTTCCCAAAACTCCCGCGTGGCGGGGGAAGACAGCTTGATGACGTCACCGATGGGCATGGCGCCGCGGCGGGCGCCGCTCAATTCGCTCCCGTCGGCGAGCCCACCTCGGCCTGTCGCAGCATGGGAATGCCGGCGAGCGCCTGGCTGGCCTCGCGCTGGAACCACGCCTCGAACGCCTCGCTCTCGCGGGCCTGCCGGAGCAGTTTGATGAAGTCGGGCAGATCCTTTTCCAGCTTGGTCTGGTCAATCGGCAGCTTGGCCTGCACGTAAACGACCACGGAACCTTCCATCGTCGGCACCGCGGGGCTGACATGGCCGACGGCCGTGTTGAAGACCACCTGCTTGAATTGTTGCAGGCTGATGTGGTCCTCAACTTCCGGCAGTGACCGGCTGCTCAATGAAAACGGCGGCAACAGGACGGGGCTGGCCTTGGCTTCGGCGCACAGGCTGGTGAACGCCTTGCCTTGCGCGAGTCCGTTGGTGGCCTTGGTTTCGAATTCCGCCGCGGCCCGGCGCGCCGCCTGCAGGGCCTGCGCCAGCTTGAAGTCCTGCTCCACCTGCGTTTTGACGGTGGCAAAGCTCTGCACTTCGCTCGGCAGTTGCTTGTTCCGGGCGATGACGTAAACCGAATCACCGCTGAGCAACGGACCGGCGATGGGTTCGTCTTCCCGCAGGTCAAATGCCGCCTTGGTGAAATTATCCCGGGCATCGAGCCCGGCGGGCACGCTCGAACGGTCAAATGGTGCCGTGACGCTCACTGCCAAACCCTGTTCCTTGGCGCGGGCGGCCAGTGCTTCCGGCTTCACGCCATCCGCGCTGACCAGCGGGTCGGCAAATTCAGAGGCGCGCCGCCGCGCCGCCATGGTGGCAAATTGTTCGTGGATTTCCTCCCGGATGCTGGCCTTGGCATTTTCGGGCGTCATGCCGCTGTAGAAGTTGGTGCCGCGGCGCTGGTATTCCGCGTCAATCATCAGGTCCAGGTTGGTCATCTTGTTCATCTCGAGACCGCCTTCGGCCCAGAAGTTGGTGACCTGGAACTGCACGTAGCTGACCTGCACGCGGTCGGGCAGGCGGTAACGGACCATCTGGTTGGAATAAAACTCCGAGAGCTGGGCCGGCGTGGCCGTGATGCTGGCGAGATAATTCGAGGCGTTGAAGAACACGGCCTGCGCGCTGAGATCCTGGTTTTCGCGCTCGTAAATCGTCCGGGCTTCCTGCGGGCTGACCAGCTTGCCGCTCAGGCCCATGATCGCCACGATTTGCTGGATGCCGAGGTTGTGCCGCAGGAACCGCTCCAAGTCCGCCACGTTCAAGCCGCCCGGCGCCAGAACCTTCTGCTCAAACAACTGCATGCTGGGGCTGCCCGCCTGGCGGGCGAAGCTTTGCAGATAACGGGACGCCTCCTTGGCCACGGCCTCGTCGCTCACGTGCACGCCCAGCTCCTGCATCTTGCGTTCGAGGAAAAGCCGTTGGTAGGCCTGCGAGTTCAGGTTGAAGCCCAGGCGCTCGGCGCTGGCATCGGGCCATTCGCCGCGGGACAGGAAGTATTGCAGTTTGGCCTCCCGGGCGGCGTTCACGAAGTCGTCCTGCGACACCTTCTTGCCGCCGATGACGCCGAAGTCCGCCGCCCCGCCGCCGCGGCCGTTGCCACCGCGATTGCCCGTCCAGACCACCAGCGAAACGGCCATGGCAGCGATAATCACGCCCCACAGGGCGGTTGAATGTTTGCGGAAAGTTCCAAACATAGATTTTTCAGCGAAAATTAAGGCGCGAACCCTAACTGGCTTGTGCCTGACCGGTCAAACGCAAAAGGGCCTGCACCGGGCTGGGAAACGATTCAGGGGGCAGCCGAAAGCCCCAACGAAGGCGGGGCCGGGCATTACGCGGTCGCGGGGGGACGGGCCGGTTGCCGGCGCAGACCGGCCATCACCAGCCGCCCGCCGAACCAGATGCCCACGGCGTCGGCCGCCAAATCCAGCAGGTCGAACGTGCGCGAGCGGAAGAAGACTTGCGAACATTCCTCCAGGGTCACCACCGCCATGATGAGGGTGCTGCCCGACAGGGCCGTCCCGCCAAACAGCCGCAGGGTTCTGCCCCGCCAATGCCCGTTCAACAGGCAGGAAAGCGTCCCGAAGAGCAGAAAATGCCCCAGCTTGTCGCCCGCCGGAATCCGGCCGGCCAGCGCGAACAGCCAGCCACCGCGACCGCTGTCCGCAAGAATAACCAGGCCGGCGAGAAACATGCTGAAAGCAAGCAGGGCAGGTTTGGTGTAACGGGGCGGCATGAGGTTGGGCGGGGTGGCGGTTCAGTGGGATCTCAACTCGGGCGTGCTCCCCTCTCCAAGGTGGACAATCCGGGGCGACGGGTTTCAATGGTGACCGCGCCGCATTGGTCACAATAGTGCGCCGGCAAAACATCTGACTTCTCCTGCACAACATGCTCCCTCCAGCCGTCCGCCTGGAAGGTGAGGTTGGCCAGCGACAGCCCGCCGCCCAGGAACAGCGTGGCCATGCCGCCGCCAATATGAGCCCGGCCCGAGACCATCTCATTGCTGCAATTCGGACATTTCATAACGCGGTTCAAGCATGCGTGAGGTTCAGATCGTCAGCGCGCCGGTTGGTTGATCCATTCGCCTCTGGCGGTTGTTTTGATGCCGAACTCGTTGCCCTCGGAAACATACGCGCGCCAGCAGAATAGTGGCAACGCCCCAAACGACAAACCAGCCGTAAACCGTGCCGCCGATTCCAGTGCCGAGCCGGAAATGCTGGATGCGGCCGAGCAAAGGCGCTTCTGATTCGTAACCGAAGCTGTAGCCATAGTGATTGGGTGGCGGCAGAGTGCCTTGTGCTGCTGCCCGCAAATAGCCAAAGACCTGCTCCACTTGGACGCTCCCGTTGTTTGCGGACGTCAGGCTCGCGCGGTCGAGAATCCAGCCCGCCAGAATCTCCGGGCTCAGCACTCCTGTCGAGCGTGCGGACTCATAACGGAAGTCTGGCAGGCTCAAGGTCGCCTTGCCCTCCGAGTCATTTGAGGAATTATGCCATTCCAGCGTGAGCAGTTTATAGGCGAAATTCGTTGGAAACGTCCAATACCAATGAGTTGCTGTCTGCCCCTCAAACGAGAATGAAAACATCTGGTCGGAACTGACGAAGTTTCCTTGCACCCTGCTATAGTAAATTCCTGTTTTCGCGCCATCATCGCGATGCTGCTTCCGCCAAAGCAGTTGAGCACCAAAACTCCCAACAAGGAGAAATGCCATGGATGCTGCAGAGAACGCGAGGAGCTTGGTCAATGGAAGCAAGCGCATGCAAAGTCCCACATGGTCACGAGTAAAACAAACCAATAACCCACGGTGCCACCAGCAAGGCCGCGCCGATCCCGAATATGACGAGATACGTGAAGCGTAAGCCTCTCGCAAGGTATGCCTTCGAGTGTGTCGGGCAAGCGGTTTTTAAAATCCCGCTCACTTCGATGCGGCGGACGAGTGGCGCGTGAGCGACGCGGATTTGTCGGATGGCGGCAGGATGCAGTGAGCAGCGTTATCCCGAATGATCCGGCCGTTTCCCGGCGGCGACGTTTGCCGGGTTTTGGGGCGACGTGGTGGTCCGCCATTCGTTGAGGCTGCGTTCGTCCTGGTTGGGCGCGGCC
Coding sequences:
- the argF gene encoding ornithine carbamoyltransferase, which translates into the protein MKHLLSLEKMARTDMEAVFASVPAFKSNRPNHARPLAGQTWAMIFSKSSTRTRVSFEVGIHELGGRPLFLNAGDIQLGRGEPVKDTARVLGRMVHGVVIRTYAQTEVEELAELGGIPVVNALTDEEHPCQVLTDIYTIQEKLGGIAGKVVTFVGDGACNVPVSWIWAAARLGFELRIAAPANYQPAPELLQRAGANVVVTDDLKAAARGTDVLYTDVWVSMGKEAESAQRLAELAGYQINADLVKLARPGALVMHCLPAYRGKEIDDATFEANATTIFDQAENRLHVQKAILNWLVS
- a CDS encoding RluA family pseudouridine synthase, translated to MPIGDVIKLSSPATREFWEIPILFEDEHLLAVDKPSGLLTSPDRYDRERPNLMKLLHAGIAEGKPWTLVHQRGYLANAHRLDFETSGIILLAKSKPVLVALANQFGSNKPLKHYVALVNGAPPEDTFEVDAKIGPHPGRPGLMRIDPRHGKKSRTRFTVLEKFRNHTLLRCEPVTGRTHQIRIHLRSVRLPIVGDALYHGAPLKLSRLKRRYTLKEGETEKPLMARVALHAEELTLPHPVTGETVAIKSPWPKDFAVAVKYLRRYASY
- a CDS encoding SurA N-terminal domain-containing protein, whose protein sequence is MFGTFRKHSTALWGVIIAAMAVSLVVWTGNRGGNGRGGGAADFGVIGGKKVSQDDFVNAAREAKLQYFLSRGEWPDASAERLGFNLNSQAYQRLFLERKMQELGVHVSDEAVAKEASRYLQSFARQAGSPSMQLFEQKVLAPGGLNVADLERFLRHNLGIQQIVAIMGLSGKLVSPQEARTIYERENQDLSAQAVFFNASNYLASITATPAQLSEFYSNQMVRYRLPDRVQVSYVQFQVTNFWAEGGLEMNKMTNLDLMIDAEYQRRGTNFYSGMTPENAKASIREEIHEQFATMAARRRASEFADPLVSADGVKPEALAARAKEQGLAVSVTAPFDRSSVPAGLDARDNFTKAAFDLREDEPIAGPLLSGDSVYVIARNKQLPSEVQSFATVKTQVEQDFKLAQALQAARRAAAEFETKATNGLAQGKAFTSLCAEAKASPVLLPPFSLSSRSLPEVEDHISLQQFKQVVFNTAVGHVSPAVPTMEGSVVVYVQAKLPIDQTKLEKDLPDFIKLLRQARESEAFEAWFQREASQALAGIPMLRQAEVGSPTGAN
- a CDS encoding VanZ family protein, whose amino-acid sequence is MPPRYTKPALLAFSMFLAGLVILADSGRGGWLFALAGRIPAGDKLGHFLLFGTLSCLLNGHWRGRTLRLFGGTALSGSTLIMAVVTLEECSQVFFRSRTFDLLDLAADAVGIWFGGRLVMAGLRRQPARPPATA